DNA from Bradyrhizobium japonicum USDA 6:
AGCGCTTCTCGGACTTCGGCGAATTTCGCGCCAACGAGGTGCTCGGTCTCGGCACCAGCACGCCGCTCCGTCCGCGGGAATTCTCGCTGTCTCGCGCCATCCTGCCGCTCCGCGACGGGCTCTTCGTGCTCCAGCGCTCCTTTGCACGGCGGTATGAGGCCGAGATCGGCACGGACAAAGGCGTCGGCCTCGTTGTTCCCCTCACCTTTCACTCCATCGCCAATGGCCGCGAGGTCGATAGTTCGACGATCGCCGTCATGCGCGGCAAAACCCCCGTCAGGGCGATCGAGCATCATCCCAACACTTACCTGATGCTGCGCTTCAACTCGGACATGCGCCATCGCGGCTGGGCGGATTTCGACCCCCGCCTCGCCTACGTCCGCACGCAGGACGATCCGATGGCGCGCCTGCGCGCGGCTATCGTGGAGATGTTCTCGCTGGCGTCGGCATGCAACGATCCCCGGCAGTTCGAGGCGCTCTACCGCCCGGTCCAGGAAACGCTGCTCGCCGGCCTCGACGTCACCCTGCTGCCGGCAGGCGCACGCACCGCCCGCCCCGGTTCATTCGACAAGCACCGCAAGCTGATCGCGCATCTCGACGACGTCGTTGCGCTGTTCGGCAGCAAGCCGCTCTACAGCGACGACCTCGCCGCCGCGCTCGGCGTGTCCGTGCGCACCCTCCAGGTCGCGACGCACGCTGTGCACGGCGTGAGCCTGCACCACTATCTGCGCCTCAAACGGTTGTGGGCCGTTCGCGTCCAGCTCATGACGGGGGGCGATGGCTTGACCGTCAAGGCCGCCGCGCTCGGCAACGGCTTCTGGCACCTGGGCGACTTCTCAAGGAGCTACAGACTGGTCTTCGGCGAAGCGCCGTCCGAGACGCTGGCGCGCGGACGGCGTCCGTTGCATCTGGCCATCGGCGCCTGAGAGAGCGGACCGCTCCTCAGGCGTGACCGTTCTCCTTGCGGTGCCCGCTCTCGCTGAGACGGTCGACCCAGGCGATACCGATCGCGGAAATGATGAAGGTCAGGTGGATCAGCACCTGCCACATCACGCCGGACTCGGTGAAATTGCTGCGCGTGGTGCCGAGATTGCCGGCCTCGATGAAGGTCCTGAGCAGCGAGATCGAGGAAATGCCGATGATCGCCATCGCGAGCTTGATCTTCAGCACGCTGGCATTGACGTGGCTCAGCCATTCCGGCTCGTCCGGATGGCCGTTCAGGTTCAGCCGCGAGACGAAGGTCTCGTAGCCGCCGACGATCACCATGACCAGCAGGTTCGAGATCATGACGACGTCGATCAGTCCGAGCACGACCAGCATGATCTGCTGCTCGCTGGCGTCGAACGAGTGCGCGACCAGGTGCCAGAGCTCTTTCAGGAACAGCAGCACATAGACGCCCTGCGCGACGATGAGGCCGACATAGAGCGGCACCTGCAGCCAACGCGAGCCAAAGATGAGTTGGGCGAATGGGCCGATTTTCGGTCGCGGCCCGGCGTGCGCCGAAGGTGCTTTGCGTTCAGACGTCATGGATCACTCCGGATTGCAGGCAGGACTTGTCGCCTCAGAGACTCGCGATGACGGGCGCGAGCTCGAGCGAACCGCGATAGATCATCTCGAAGGCGACGTAAACGATGATGGCGAGACCGACATAGGCGATCCAGCGCTGCTTCTGCAACATCCGGCCGAGCAGATCGGCGGCGACGCCCATCATCGCGACCGACAGCAACAGTCCGAACGCGAGGATGTAGGGATGCTCGCGCGCGGCGCCTGCGACCGCGAGCACGTTGTCGAGCGACATCGAGACGTCGGCGGCGACGATCTGCAACGCCGCCTGCCCGAAGGTCTTGCGCGACGCCGGTGCGCTGCCCGCGCCGCCACCATGGCTCAACGAGAGCTCGGTATGCGCGGCCTGCTCGCGCAGTTCGCGCCACATCTTCCAGCACACCCACAGCAGCAGCACGCCGCCGGCGAGCAACAGACCGATCACCTGCAGGAGCTGGGTCGCGACGCCGGCAAAGACGATGCGCAAGGCGGTGGCGGCGACGATGCCGACTACGATGGCGCGGCGGCGCTGCTCGGCCGGCAGGCCGGCGGCGGCAAGGCCGATGACGACGGCGTTGTCGCCGGCGAGCACGAGGTCGATCAGGATGACCTGGAGCAGCGCGGTCAGCGCGTCGGCAGTGATGAATTCAGTCATGATTGATCATTTTTCGATGCAGACGGATCGAGCCATTGCGGCTTCTTCCGCTCGACCCAATCCAGGACCTTGGAGCGCGAGGCGCGCAACGCCGGGACGTCTTCGGCGAGCAGTGCGAGGCCGAGCGGCAGCATCCAGACTCCGAGCACCGGCAGGAAGGAGAGCACGCCGCCAATGATGAGCAACGCGCCCGAAGGGATCCTCACCCAGCGGCTGGACGGTTTGAGC
Protein-coding regions in this window:
- a CDS encoding helix-turn-helix domain-containing protein, with the protein product MPVRRLKPSRVLGIERFSDFGEFRANEVLGLGTSTPLRPREFSLSRAILPLRDGLFVLQRSFARRYEAEIGTDKGVGLVVPLTFHSIANGREVDSSTIAVMRGKTPVRAIEHHPNTYLMLRFNSDMRHRGWADFDPRLAYVRTQDDPMARLRAAIVEMFSLASACNDPRQFEALYRPVQETLLAGLDVTLLPAGARTARPGSFDKHRKLIAHLDDVVALFGSKPLYSDDLAAALGVSVRTLQVATHAVHGVSLHHYLRLKRLWAVRVQLMTGGDGLTVKAAALGNGFWHLGDFSRSYRLVFGEAPSETLARGRRPLHLAIGA
- a CDS encoding TIGR00645 family protein, with the translated sequence MTSERKAPSAHAGPRPKIGPFAQLIFGSRWLQVPLYVGLIVAQGVYVLLFLKELWHLVAHSFDASEQQIMLVVLGLIDVVMISNLLVMVIVGGYETFVSRLNLNGHPDEPEWLSHVNASVLKIKLAMAIIGISSISLLRTFIEAGNLGTTRSNFTESGVMWQVLIHLTFIISAIGIAWVDRLSESGHRKENGHA
- a CDS encoding TerC family protein encodes the protein MTEFITADALTALLQVILIDLVLAGDNAVVIGLAAAGLPAEQRRRAIVVGIVAATALRIVFAGVATQLLQVIGLLLAGGVLLLWVCWKMWRELREQAAHTELSLSHGGGAGSAPASRKTFGQAALQIVAADVSMSLDNVLAVAGAAREHPYILAFGLLLSVAMMGVAADLLGRMLQKQRWIAYVGLAIIVYVAFEMIYRGSLELAPVIASL